A part of Carassius carassius chromosome 4, fCarCar2.1, whole genome shotgun sequence genomic DNA contains:
- the LOC132139842 gene encoding coiled-coil domain-containing protein 42 homolog — protein MSLNLEAYFGSVFEERLKLNKFAQKDLADSSTSVMKLLEARDECASLTRTLESQKEEMQIKRENLRERDENNTKEEEKLKKSILKYNKFLQENDARRLRALKKAEAERAQIRLKELEIQKLQTENDKLLARKENLKDRVRKAICYQEFLERATKMSGKFETIGQVIDRLHTLQSINKELLESQTRLEKERESTKLKLIQYINKQRTVLLHCNNQLHQQQTQLDSIRLEAYKWELKLKHFHSTAAKETLQFAQLKATIRNICQMITHYRKVSVDTEDTFKQLEMIQKYFQLMRAIDDELKFNIITRSNRTEGNDSGGD, from the exons atgagtttgaatCTGGAGGCTTACTTCGGGTCAGTTTTCGAAGAACGACTCAAATT AAATAAATTCGCGCAGAAGGATTTGGCGGATTCGAGTACAAGCGTAATGAAACTCTTGGAGGCGCGCGACGAGTGCGCGAGTCTGACCAGGACTCTGGAGTCTCAGAAAGAG GAGATGCAGATTAAGCGGGAGAATTTAAGAGAGAGAGACGAAAACAATACGAAAGAAGAGGAGAAACTGAAGAAATCCATACTGAAATATAACAAGTTTTTGCAA GAAAATGATGCCAGACGGTTGCGTGCCTTAAAGAAAGCAGAAGCGGAGCGAGCTCAAATCAGACTGAAAGAATTGGAGATTCAGAAGCTACAGACAGAGAACGACAAGCTGCTGGCACGAAAAGAGAATCTGAAGGATCGTGTCAGAAAAGCCATATGCTACCAAGAGTTCCTGGAGAGGGCCACAAAAATGTCCGGAAAG TTTGAGACCATTGGTCAAGTCATTGACCGTCTTCacacactccagtccatcaacaaGGAACTCCTAGAAAGCCAAACTAGGttagagaaggagagagaaagcaCAAAGCTGAAactaatacagtatataaataaacagCGAACTGTTCTCCTGCACTGTAACAACCAACTGCACCAGCAACAGACGCAGCTAGACAGCATACGCCTAGAAGCATACAAATGG GAGTTAAAACTAAAGCACTTCCATTCCACTGCAGCAAAAGAGACACTCCAGTTTGCTCAACTAAAGGCCACAATCCGTAACATTTGTCAGATGATCACACATTACAGGAAAGTCTCTGTGGACACTGAGGACACATTCAAGCAGCTGGAAATG ATTCAGAAATATTTTCAGCTTATGAGAGCTATAGATGATGAACTGAAGTTCAACATTATAACAAGGTCAAATCGAACTGAAGGGAATGACAGCGGTGGAGATTAA